ATGATTCAAGGCGGGTTAAGCCGAATCGTCGTCAACCGCGTGGTAAAAATCAAGCCTAAATACCGCCATTCTCCTGAACTTCAAGCCATGACAACAGTACTAAACCGCAAGCTGAATTTCGCTAAATTCTCATTGATAGACCACAACAAGGCAGGGCAGATTCAAGCTTCAATTACGTTCATCAACGAAACAGTCAGTACAGAAGAAATCAGACAGTTTATGTTGTGGCTGGATGATAGTTTGGCAAGCGTCAGAAGCATGGTTGCACCTGAAGTCTTGCAAATGATTGACTCACCTAACGCTGTCAGCGTGCAAAAGCCTTAAAAATAAGGCATGAAAATAGCCTTAAGAAACACTCGCAAGGCTATTTTCTAATCAATCTCTGAAGTTATTGAACTGTAGTGGCAGCTCGATATCTTCTTGCGTTCTAAGCATCTGCATCACTTCTTGAAGGTCATCACGCTTCTTACCGGTAACACGAATGCTGTCACCTTGGTTAGCCGCCTGAACTTTGATTTTAGAATCCTTGATCTTCTTGATGATTTTCTTCGCCAATCCCGCATCAATCCCTTCTTTCATCTCAACCACTTGCTTAGCAGTTTTTAGCTGAATGTCAGGATCTTTAACTTCCATACATTTAATATCAATCCCACGACGGTTCGCCTTTTCAACCAAAATGTTATACATCTGGTTCAACTGAAATTCAGACTCGGTTTTCATGGTAACCGTCGTACCGTTTACCTCGAATACTGAATCCGTGCCCTTGAAGTCATAACGTGTTGTTACTTCTTTATTGGCTTGGTCAATCGCATTGGTTAATTCGTGTTTATCTAGTTCAGAAACAATATCAAAAGAAGGCATGACTCTCTCCCTGGTTACTTTCTTTCGGTCTCAAACAGCTATGTTTTACCATTGTTCGAGCCATCAATGACGGCTATTTTACCATTGCTTACTCGGCATTTCATTTTGGGTTTTTCCGCGCGTTAATCTCCTGCTGTTATAATTCAGAAAACTTCATATTAGTGACGAACATTGAGCAGCATGCACAAGCAAAACAAACTCCCTATCAGCAAAGTTGCCAGCGCGGTCGAACCCTTTCACGTCATGAAACTACTTGGCGAAGCAAAAGCACTGGAAGCCGAAGGGCGCGAAATGATTCACCTTGAAATCGGTGAGCCTGACTTTCCTTCTCTAGATTGTGTCCACCAAGCGGTAACGGACGCCATCAACCACGGCAACACTCACTACACGCCAACATTAGGCTTACCGGCATTGCGTGAGAAACTTTCCCGTTTCTATCATGACTTTTACCATGCCGATGTTGCCGCACAGCGAATTGTGATGACTCCAGGTGCTTCCGGTGCTTTGCATCTGTTGCTAACCGCATTGCTGAATCCAAGCGACAAAGTGATGATGTGCGACCCGACTTATCCTTGCAACCGCGAGTTCGTCAACCTCCTGCACGGGGAAGTCCTCAGTGTTCCAGTGGAAGCTTCCACAGGGTTTCAATTGACGGCTGAATTGATAGAACTGCATTGGCAACCAGGTATCAAAGCAGTGATGGTCGCCTCCCCCTCGAACCCCACAGGCACTTTAATCGAACAGCCTGAACTGCTTGCGATGGCAAATTTTCTCTCTGAGCAAGGTGCCTATTTGATTGTTGATGAAATCTATCAAGGGCTGGTTTATGAGAGAGCAGCTGAAACGATTCTTGCCAACGCAAACTT
This portion of the Hydrogenovibrio marinus genome encodes:
- a CDS encoding YajQ family cyclic di-GMP-binding protein, which gives rise to MPSFDIVSELDKHELTNAIDQANKEVTTRYDFKGTDSVFEVNGTTVTMKTESEFQLNQMYNILVEKANRRGIDIKCMEVKDPDIQLKTAKQVVEMKEGIDAGLAKKIIKKIKDSKIKVQAANQGDSIRVTGKKRDDLQEVMQMLRTQEDIELPLQFNNFRD
- a CDS encoding aminotransferase class I/II-fold pyridoxal phosphate-dependent enzyme, which encodes MHKQNKLPISKVASAVEPFHVMKLLGEAKALEAEGREMIHLEIGEPDFPSLDCVHQAVTDAINHGNTHYTPTLGLPALREKLSRFYHDFYHADVAAQRIVMTPGASGALHLLLTALLNPSDKVMMCDPTYPCNREFVNLLHGEVLSVPVEASTGFQLTAELIELHWQPGIKAVMVASPSNPTGTLIEQPELLAMANFLSEQGAYLIVDEIYQGLVYERAAETILANANLPDNVVVINSFSKFFGMTGWRLGWIVAPEFLIPALDKLAQNLYLAAPTPSQYGALRVLESDALAALEQRRQIFEQRRNRLYDAMMSAGFKIPCKPAGAFYLYWDVSELTDDAEAFCQTLMLHTGVVVTPGKDFGEYRSRQHVRIAYTTGDNELLEAVRKIQSFINNDG